A window of Methanolobus sediminis contains these coding sequences:
- the endA gene encoding tRNA-intron lyase — protein sequence MIGKLVKEKVKSGKQAINELYNTGYYGRPKGEVLELTLVEAAYLIYKNKLEITLDEKNLGFEEFFTEASKRQQFFELKYIVYKDLRERGYYVQPSVTDFRVYPRGSHPGKTQAKMFVYVRSERVPMQLKDLLAQYNAALNVRKQMILAIVDEESDITYYEVKRLDIKGEMEQILPMEKPVSVTMLEDRVLVWDGETSRLLYENGFYGKPLDNERLQLSLVESAYLLEKGIIEIKNSNNEIIPDISEFTEIAASIDPDFKRKYNTYVDLRSRGFVPKTGFKFGTHFRVYSEVYSTDKLPHSNYLIHAIPHDHEFLLPVMSRAIRLANSVRKQMLYAVEFADAIEYIDIGRIKM from the coding sequence TTGATCGGAAAACTAGTCAAAGAAAAGGTAAAATCCGGAAAGCAGGCCATCAACGAGCTTTACAACACCGGATACTATGGTCGTCCTAAGGGCGAGGTTCTTGAGCTTACACTTGTTGAAGCCGCATATCTGATTTACAAGAACAAGCTCGAGATAACTCTGGATGAAAAGAACCTTGGGTTTGAAGAGTTTTTCACCGAAGCATCTAAAAGACAGCAGTTCTTTGAACTGAAATACATCGTTTATAAAGACCTCCGTGAAAGAGGCTACTATGTCCAGCCCAGTGTAACTGACTTCAGGGTATATCCAAGAGGCAGTCATCCCGGCAAAACACAGGCAAAGATGTTCGTTTACGTCAGGTCAGAACGTGTGCCAATGCAGCTGAAAGATCTGCTTGCCCAGTATAATGCTGCACTTAACGTTCGCAAACAAATGATTCTTGCCATCGTTGACGAGGAAAGTGACATCACATATTACGAAGTAAAAAGACTGGACATAAAAGGAGAAATGGAACAGATTCTCCCTATGGAAAAACCTGTATCTGTTACGATGCTTGAAGACCGCGTTCTTGTCTGGGACGGCGAAACATCCAGGCTTCTTTATGAGAACGGCTTTTACGGTAAACCACTTGACAACGAACGCCTTCAACTGTCACTTGTGGAGTCTGCATACCTTCTTGAAAAAGGCATTATCGAGATAAAGAACAGCAATAATGAAATTATTCCTGATATATCAGAATTCACAGAAATTGCAGCTTCAATTGATCCGGATTTCAAACGCAAGTACAATACTTATGTAGACCTGCGTAGCAGAGGATTTGTACCGAAGACCGGGTTTAAGTTCGGAACGCATTTCAGGGTTTACAGCGAGGTGTATTCAACTGATAAGCTCCCTCACTCAAACTACCTGATACATGCAATACCGCATGATCATGAATTCTTACTCCCTGTGATGTCCAGAGCAATCAGGCTTGCAAACAGTGTCAGAAAACAGATGCTCTATGCAGTAGAATTTGCTGATGCTATCGAGTACATCGATATTGGCAGAATAAAGATGTGA
- a CDS encoding DUF2209 domain-containing protein — translation MFDIIAVDISGRHKVNDEYLMVCAAVAASVTADHIEKINQITLRTFRSKSAPDIQSVVKMIETTVSELQFNGTIVTEAGDFYNKPQWLINSMFTRDFKYQESLSERRSIEIAHHASLSSRKLLLKELEIQ, via the coding sequence ATGTTTGATATAATTGCAGTGGATATCTCAGGAAGACATAAAGTAAATGATGAATACCTCATGGTATGTGCAGCTGTTGCTGCTTCTGTTACTGCAGACCACATAGAGAAGATCAACCAGATAACTCTGAGAACTTTCAGGAGCAAATCCGCACCTGATATCCAGTCAGTTGTAAAAATGATTGAGACCACTGTTTCGGAGCTACAATTCAATGGAACTATTGTCACAGAAGCAGGTGATTTTTACAATAAGCCCCAATGGTTAATTAACAGTATGTTCACCCGGGATTTCAAATATCAGGAATCACTCAGCGAAAGAAGATCTATTGAGATTGCACACCATGCATCCCTCAGTTCACGGAAGCTTCTTTTAAAAGAACTGGAAATCCAGTGA
- the hflX gene encoding GTPase HflX, whose protein sequence is MMRAILVKRNDPRSEDEKNELQMNELRELAGAAGYKVISELTQTRHPDRKYHLGRGKVEELALIVADLKPDKVIFHNPLSTMQIYNISETCRCETIDKFQLILEIFATRATTHRSKLQVELARLEYELPRARAVISILKKDERPGFMGLGGYEDSYAQDIKNRMTRIRNELETIQKDNESLRAHRHSKGFSLASLAGYTNAGKSTLFNALVDENVESKDMLFTTLLPTTRSLKVEGRDILITDTVGFIEDLPHWMVDAFRSTLDEIFLADVVLLVVDSSETFETIRKKLLVCHETMWDQLQDVAIVTVFNKIDLIIDDELQEKITGLAYLAPNPVSVSAKTGFGFEELKTKIRDLLPEWKRIELTIPLSEEGMSLVAWIYDEGVVHSINYTDVISIDFEARDKVINKAISLVNGLS, encoded by the coding sequence ATGATGCGTGCTATTTTAGTTAAGAGGAATGACCCCAGGTCTGAAGATGAAAAGAATGAGCTGCAAATGAATGAGCTACGGGAACTTGCCGGAGCTGCAGGCTACAAAGTTATTTCCGAACTGACCCAGACACGGCATCCTGACCGCAAGTATCATCTTGGCAGAGGAAAGGTTGAGGAACTTGCACTGATTGTTGCAGACCTGAAACCCGATAAGGTCATATTCCATAATCCTCTCAGCACCATGCAAATCTACAACATTTCTGAAACATGCCGCTGTGAGACCATCGATAAATTTCAGCTTATCCTGGAGATATTCGCAACCAGAGCCACTACCCATCGTTCAAAATTACAGGTTGAACTTGCAAGGCTGGAATACGAACTCCCACGTGCAAGAGCAGTGATATCTATCCTGAAAAAAGATGAAAGACCTGGTTTTATGGGGCTTGGCGGTTATGAAGACTCATATGCGCAGGATATCAAAAATCGTATGACACGCATCAGGAATGAACTTGAGACCATACAGAAAGATAATGAGTCATTACGGGCACATCGTCATTCAAAAGGTTTTTCACTTGCATCGCTTGCAGGTTACACTAATGCAGGAAAAAGCACTCTTTTTAATGCTCTTGTGGATGAAAATGTCGAATCAAAGGATATGTTATTCACCACTCTGTTACCCACAACAAGATCACTTAAAGTAGAGGGTCGTGATATCCTTATTACAGATACTGTAGGTTTTATAGAAGATCTCCCACACTGGATGGTTGACGCTTTCAGGTCAACACTTGATGAGATATTCCTTGCAGATGTGGTTCTCCTTGTAGTAGATTCTTCGGAAACGTTCGAAACTATACGCAAAAAACTTCTTGTATGTCATGAAACAATGTGGGACCAGTTGCAGGATGTTGCCATTGTGACTGTTTTTAACAAGATAGATCTCATAATAGATGATGAACTGCAGGAAAAGATCACAGGTCTTGCATATCTTGCTCCAAATCCTGTTTCTGTATCTGCAAAAACCGGTTTTGGATTTGAAGAACTCAAAACAAAGATACGAGACCTTTTACCTGAATGGAAAAGGATCGAACTTACAATACCACTATCAGAAGAAGGCATGTCACTTGTAGCATGGATATATGATGAAGGGGTTGTTCACAGTATCAATTACACAGATGTAATTTCAATTGATTTTGAAGCAAGGGACAAGGTTATAAATAAAGCCATATCTCTAGTGAATGGACTATCATGA